One Oncorhynchus kisutch isolate 150728-3 linkage group LG30, Okis_V2, whole genome shotgun sequence genomic window, GGGTCCCTTATAGGATCTTGATTATTGGGGTCCCTTCTAGGATCTTGGTTATTGGGGTCCCTTCTAGGATCTTGGTTATTGGGGCCCCTTCTAGGATCTTGTTTATTGGGGTCTCTTCTAGTATCTTCATTATTGGGGTCCCTTCTAGGATCTTCATTATTGGAGCCCCTTCTAGGATCTTGATTATTGGGGTCCCTTCTAGGATCTTCATTATTGGGGTCCCTTCTAGGATCTTCATTATTGGAGCCCCTTCTAGGTCCTTGATTATTGGGGTCCCTTCTAGGATCTTGATTATTGGGGTCCCTTCTAGGATCTTGATTATTGGGGTCCCTTCTAGGATCTTGGTTATTGGGGTCCCTTCTAGGATCTTGGTTATTGGGGTCCCTTCTAGGATCTTGGTTATAGGGTGCACTTCTAGGATCTTCATTATTGGAGCCCCTTCTAGGACTTTGATTATTGGGGTCCCTTCTAGGATCTTGGTTATTGGGGTCCCTTCTAGGACCTTGATTATTGGGGTCCCTTCTAGGATCTTGATTATTGGGGTCCCTTATAGGATCTTGATTATTGGGGTCCCTTCTAGGATCTTGGTTATTGGGGTCCCTTCTAGGACCTTGATTATTGGGGTCCCTTCTAGGACATTGGTTATTGGGGTCCCTTCTATGATCTTGGTTATTGGGGTCCCTTATAGGATCTTGATTATTGGGGTCCCTTCTAGGATCTTGGTTATTGGGGTCCCTTCTAGGATCTTGGTTATTGGGGCCCCTTCTAGGATCTTGTTTATTGGGGTCTCTTCTAGTATCTTCATTATTGGGGTCCCTTCTAGGATCTTCATTATTGGAGCCCCTTCTAGGATCTTGATTATTGGGGTCCCTTCTAGGATCTTCATTATTGGGGTCCCTTCTAGGATCTTCATTATTGGAGCCCCTTCTAGGTCCTTGATTATTGGGGTCCCTTCTAGGATCTTGATTATTGGGGTCCCTTCTAGGATCTTGATTATTGGGGTCCCTTCTAGGATCTTGATTATTGGGGTCCCTTCTAGGATCTTGGTTATTGGGGTCCCTTCTAGGATCTTGGTTATTGGGGTCCCTTCTAGGATCTTGGTTATAGGGTGCACTTCTAGGATCTTCATTATTGGAGCCCCTTCTAGGACTTTGATTATTGGGGTCCCTTCTAGGATCTTGGTTATTGGGGTCCCTTCTAGGACCTTGATTATTGGGGTCCCTTCTAGGATCTTGATTATTGGGGTCCCTTATAGGATCTTGATTATTGGGGTCCCTTCTAGGATCTTGGTTATTGGGGTCCCTTCTAGGATCTTGGTTATTGGGGCCCCTTCTAGGACCTTGGTTATTGGGGCCCCTTCTAGGATCTTGTTTATTGGGGTCTCTTCTAGGATCTTCATTATTGGGGTCCCTTCTAGGATCTTCATTATTGGAGCCCCTTCTAGGACCTTGATTATTGGGGTCCCTTCTAGGATCTTGATTATTGGGGTCCCTTCTAGGATCTTGATTATTGGGGTCCCTTCTATGATCTTGGTTATTGGGGTCCCTTCTATGATCTTGGTTATTGGGGTCCCTTCTAGGATCTTGGTTATTGGGGTCCCTTCTAGGATCTTGGTTATTGGGGTCCCTTCTAGGACCTTGATTATTGGGGTCCCTTCTAGGACCTTGATTATTGGGGTCCCTTCTAGGACCTTGATTATTGGGGTCCCTTCTAGGACCAGATTCAAGTCTTTGGAGTTCATGCAAGCAAGGCGTTTGAGGTTTTCACTTGGAAGCGTTTCAGTGCTGAGTTTTGGGGTGCATGTGGTATTGGTTACATGCAGGGTGGAATTGGGTGGGGAAAATGAGCTGAATTCCTAGTACTATGACAACTTAGCAAAATGTGGTAACTTAGCCATTTTTATTTTTCCTTCAATTCCACTCCTGGTTACATGTTTTAGATTGATTCTTGATCTGTGCTTCCCATTCTAACAATCAATTAAAAGATTCTAAGATTGATTCAAGATTGATCGATTGAGATCAGATATTAAACAAATGTACACTAACACGGTTAGCAATTTAACATGGCATTAACCATGATCTCTGTCCTATAGACAAGCCTTACTATACTGTGCTGTGTCAGATTACAAATACTCTTTACCATGCAGTCTtctgtaacatacagtatatgtgtcCTCTAAACATGAAAGACTATACATTGTATCGGGATTGgcgtcagtcaattcaggaagtgatatGAATTTTTAAAATCCAagcatgtaaaaaaataaaaaatgcttaAGATAAATGTTCTTCTCCTTTTCAGACTACCCAGAAGTCACTGAAAATAGATGCCCTTTTTCAGTTAATTTCCTGAAGTCGTTGACTTCCATTGGAATTGACCCTGTACCTGCTTTGTATTAATCAATTAGTTATTTGGAAGATAAAAACAGTTGGCATGTTTTTAAAGTGGATTTGTGGTATTTTTTAACTAATGAAGTGAAAATAAAGAGATATATTTATTACCAACTACTGTCagacacattttattttatttttatttgaaataCACCTAacacaaaatataaacgcaacctgTAAAgtgtgaaataaaagatcccagaaatgttccatatgcacaaaaagcttttttttctcagattttgtgcgcaaatttgtttacatccccgttagtgagcatttctccttcaccaagataatccatccacctgacaggtgtggcataccaagaagctgattaaacagcatgatcatttcacaggtgcaccttgtgccaggGGACAatcaaagg contains:
- the LOC109880114 gene encoding uncharacterized protein DKFZp434B061 isoform X1; its protein translation is MILVIGVPYRILIIGVPSRILVIGVPSRILVIGAPSRILFIGVSSSIFIIGVPSRIFIIGAPSRILIIGVPSRIFIIGVPSRIFIIGAPSRSLIIGVPSRILIIGVPSRILIIGVPSRILVIGVPSRILVIGVPSRILVIGCTSRIFIIGAPSRTLIIGVPSRILVIGVPSRTLIIGVPSRILIIGVPYRILIIGVPSRILVIGVPSRTLIIGVPSRTLVIGVPSMILVIGVPYRILIIGVPSRILVIGVPSRILVIGAPSRILFIGVSSSIFIIGVPSRIFIIGAPSRILIIGVPSRIFIIGVPSRIFIIGAPSRSLIIGVPSRILIIGVPSRILIIGVPSRILIIGVPSRILVIGVPSRILVIGVPSRILVIGCTSRIFIIGAPSRTLIIGVPSRILVIGVPSRTLIIGVPSRILIIGVPYRILIIGVPSRILVIGVPSRILVIGAPSRTLVIGAPSRILFIGVSSRIFIIGVPSRIFIIGAPSRTLIIGVPSRILIIGVPSRILIIGVPSMILVIGVPSMILVIGVPSRILVIGVPSRILVIGVPSRTLIIGVPSRTLIIGVPSRTLIIGVPSRTRFKSLEFMQARRLRFSLGSVSVLSFGVHVVLVTCRVELGGENELNS